A segment of the Pan paniscus chromosome 9, NHGRI_mPanPan1-v2.0_pri, whole genome shotgun sequence genome:
GTAGAATAGCAACTCAATCCCTACAAACACCATGGTTTTTCTTTCCTCCGTAGAAACTGACCAAAGGAAAATGTCAGCAGGAAACCATTCCTCAGTGACTGAGTTCATTCTGGCTGGGCTCTCAGAACAGCCAGAGCTCCAGCTGCGCCTCTTCCTCCTGTTCTTAGGAATCTATGTGGTCACCGTGGTGGGTAACTTGAGCATGATCACACTGATTGGGCTCAGTTCTTACCTGCATACCCCCATGTACTATTTCCTCAGTGGTCTGTCCTTCATTGATCTCTGCCATTCCACTATCATTACCCCCAAAATGCTGGTGAACTTTGTGACAGAGAAGAACATCATCTCCTACCCTGAATGCATGACTCAGCTttacttcttcctcatttttgctATTGCAGAGTGTCACATGTTGGCTGTAATGGCATATGACTGCTATGTTGCCATCTGCAGCCCCTTGCTGTACAATGTCATCATGTCCTATCACCACTGCTTCTGGCTCACAGTGGGAGTTTACATTTTAGGCATCCTTGGATCTACAATTCACACCGGCTTTATGTTGAGACTCTTTTTGTGCAAGACTAATGTGATTAACCATTATTTTTGTGATCTCTTCCCTCTCTTGGGGCTCTCCTGCTCCAGCACCTACATCAATGAATTGCTGGTTCTGGTCTTGAGTGCATTTAACATCCTGATGCCTGCCTTAACCATCCTTGCTTCTTACATCTTTATAATTGCCAGCATCCTCCGCATTAGCTCCACTGAGGGCAGGTCCAAAGCCTTCAGCACTTGCAGCTCTCACATCTTGGCTGTTGCTGTTTTCTTTGGATCTGCAGCATTCATGTACCTGCAGCCATCATCTGTCAGCTCCATGGACCAGGGGAAAGTGTCCTCTGTGTTTTACACTACTGTTGTGCCCATGCTGAACCCCCTAATTTATAGCCTAAGAAATAAGGACGTCAAATTTGCCCTGAAGAAAAATCTGGACAGCAAAGCATGTTCATGAATCCAATTATTGCCAAGTTGTCATATCAAAACAGGCCTTCAGTTTGATTAGATATGTAATATGTTAGATTTATTgttcaaatttttgaaaatatagtgATGCTCTTTTATGTAACACACCTCCAAAATATTCCTTCAGTCTACTTCCATTGAACTTATATTCCAATGAGTATGTGTGgagaaatactaaaaataaaatcaaaactctTGAGGTTTAAAGAagccatatttttattatttcattaataaaaataacaatgcgCACAACAATGATAATCACAATAAGATGATAATGAAGATGCTAGTAGTGGCATATATCATTCATATGTGATGAAATAGCAAGCACTGTGTCCTAACATTTAAgtggataattttatttaatatttacagtATTCCTTCAGGGGAAGCTGTAGTATTATTTCCCAATAAGTAAATAAGGCTTATTTTTTGAGTGAATGCTCAGAGCCCCAAACCTAAGAAGTCATTGAGAGTAGAAAGTTTGGCTTAAGGACTTGTGAATACTATTCAAAGTGATACTTGGTCCAGCTACTTGTGGATAGGTGTAAGGACTCCTGAGAAATCCCTTCCAAACATCAAGCTTCCCCAGTTCCCAACATGACTGCATCGCTGTCCTCTGGATAGCTCCAGGATAATTtacttttgtttcatttgctaTAATAAACATAATCAAAGTCTTCCAAATTTGTATTGATCAATGAAAAATAgatcaaaaccagaaaattattatagttttattatagACATACACtatagatatttataatattattatacttgATAGCAACAATTTTGTATAAAAACAACCCACACAATATTGCTTCATCTTTATGTCAGTAATGCTTTGGCTGTTTATGAGGCAACTCATGACAGCCGTAAATTCTTCTAAGTTGCATTGTTTCCATGTGGTTCATACTCTTTTGCCTTATAATTTACAAACCATTGTCATTTTatatcaattttcttttaaaaagtcttcttgGCCCCCAGGTTATTATCTTTCTGCTTCTCAGAATTTAACATCTTGTAAGTGTGAATTTCCATGATACTCTAAATAATTGCCTTGTCTCTCTCCCCAGTTCAATCTTTCCTACTCATTGTTGGCAGGTCAATAGTCTTTGGATGCTGTTTTGCATTATTCAGCTGATATAAGAAGTTTCAATGTTCACTATATAGTTTCTAAGTATAGGACAAACCTATATATTTTTATCTCCCTTGTATTCCGTTATTCATTGCAATCAGACATTCATTCTCAGAGTTCCTCTCACATTATTTCCCTCAATTTTCACCATTTATATAATGTAAGGGAAGTTGGCCACAATTACAACTCTTGTCTTAGGCATGATTCTGAGTCCAGTGCTCTGTCCAACACATTGTCATATATGCAAATAAGTGAAATGGGGACCAACAAAAAGCGTGCTGTTGCATAGACCTTTGAATCACTGGGGCTTGAGCTCATATAGAAAATACAGACTAATTAAAAGGTGGCAGTCTCATTAAGGAAATGGCAGAAGCTTGTGCAGCCCCAGAAGGGATGTCATATTCAGGGTAATACAATCATGCTACAAGGATAGAAGAGTAGGCAGAAACAGTTCATGAACCAACCCTGATCATTATAAGACATCACTCCTCATTTTAGTGTGGGGAACTGCTAGAAGTTTTTAAGCAGGAAAGTGAACACAATTAGTTTTGCATGCTAATAATGTCACGTATGTCAATATGGAAGACAGATGGACGTGAATGAAGAACTTATGCTACTGAGGAAATGCCAAACGTAATTGCGTCTTTTCTCAAAAACTTGTTTCTCTGAGAAATTGAAATCTTGAGAGTATTTGTCTCTATGTTGTCATATCTAAATCTAAGATATATCTTTATAGCACATCCATCAGACCATCATAACTGTCAAAGGTGAGGATATTTGCTACCCTGATGCTGGAGAAACCTAACTTGAAAAGTTACAATTGTGGAGGCTGACCTGTGATGCAGACCAGCTTCAAATGTGGTTCTGAGACTAGACAAAGGGTTGTGCCCTGCCCTCTCAGCATTAAAGATAGCAGAATACTGAGTACCTACAACTCTCAACACCAACACTAGTGTAATTCTTCTCCAAATTGAAGAGAATAAGTTATGAGTAAAATTTGGCATTGCAGTTTTCAAGCAGAGGAAAGGTAACTGTGTTCTGCTCACACTTGTGATTTGAGGCTATTAGGTCTGGAGGTAATTGCTGTAAAAATCCAGTTAAACATCCTGctttatacattcattcattcataaaatattttaaagtgcctTTGATGTTCCAGACACTGTACTCTTACTTTGGATAAAGAGGAAGATAAGTTTGAGTTGGTCTATCTTCTGGCTTATAGTACAGCTCACAGTCTCAAGTTGTACTGTTAGAAATTATAGGTGGTGTAGCCTAGGCGACATGGCAAAActgtatctctacaaaaaaaaaaaaagaaaagaaaaaaagtaacgggacatggtggtgcacatctgtagtcccagctactcaggaagttgaggtggaAGGGTAGATTTAGCCAGGTTCAACCAGGGCGAGGCTGCAATGAagcatgatcacaccactgccctgctctaacctgggcaactgagtgagaccatgtctgaaagaaagaaagaaagaaagaaagaaagggggagggggagggggagagggagaggaggggaggggaggggaggaggggaggaggggaggggaggggaggagaggagaggagaggaagggaaaaataaattataggtgGTATAGGTGGCTTTTTCTGAGCTTGTATTCAGAAGGTCTAATCTATCCCAACAAATTGGAAATGTTTTTCCgatgatgtaatttttaaatgccacttagaagaaataaaatttcaccAGGCAATTGAGGGATAGGATTTAATAAGACTATTTAACCTGAaagaaagcataaataaaaattcagatttctaaGATAATATGGCATATTCCAGAAACTGGAAGGAACCAGATGTGAACTAGGTCTGGAGAATAGAAAGAGGTAGTAGGTATATTCATTCTTTATCTTAAAAACAGT
Coding sequences within it:
- the LOC100975903 gene encoding putative olfactory receptor 8G2 yields the protein MVFLSSVETDQRKMSAGNHSSVTEFILAGLSEQPELQLRLFLLFLGIYVVTVVGNLSMITLIGLSSYLHTPMYYFLSGLSFIDLCHSTIITPKMLVNFVTEKNIISYPECMTQLYFFLIFAIAECHMLAVMAYDCYVAICSPLLYNVIMSYHHCFWLTVGVYILGILGSTIHTGFMLRLFLCKTNVINHYFCDLFPLLGLSCSSTYINELLVLVLSAFNILMPALTILASYIFIIASILRISSTEGRSKAFSTCSSHILAVAVFFGSAAFMYLQPSSVSSMDQGKVSSVFYTTVVPMLNPLIYSLRNKDVKFALKKNLDSKACS